Proteins from one Deinococcus actinosclerus genomic window:
- a CDS encoding M24 family metallopeptidase: MTQLQELRRALSRAGLDAAWISDPANVRAVSGFSSGKDGKVLVTQGAATLYTDARYTVQAAEESPLDTFIARPPATLEHAAPGLTGLRVGFEADHLTVAALEDLREHWPQATLVAVQGLVQSLRAVKTGAEVQAIRDAQALADQVFAEVRPLIVAGARELDIASEIELRLRRAGAQSAFDLIVASGPRGAMPHGTASDRVIQDGDLVTVDMGAQLRGYNSDMTRTVAVGTPGAEMARVYRAVLEAEEAAVRAVKPGVRTADLDRLARDILTGHGLGEAFAHSLGHGVGLEVHEAPSLRGTSDDVLQPGMVITIEPGAYLPGVGGVRIEDLVLVTDSGYEVLSQSPKERL, from the coding sequence ATGACTCAACTTCAGGAGTTGCGCCGCGCGCTGAGCCGCGCGGGACTGGACGCCGCGTGGATCAGCGATCCCGCCAACGTCCGCGCCGTGAGCGGGTTCAGCAGCGGCAAGGACGGCAAGGTGCTCGTCACGCAGGGCGCCGCCACGCTGTACACCGACGCGCGCTACACGGTGCAGGCCGCCGAGGAGTCCCCGCTCGACACGTTCATCGCGCGGCCCCCCGCCACGCTGGAGCACGCCGCGCCGGGTCTGACGGGGCTGCGGGTGGGCTTCGAGGCCGATCACCTGACGGTCGCCGCACTCGAAGACCTGCGCGAGCACTGGCCGCAGGCGACGCTGGTGGCGGTGCAGGGACTAGTGCAGAGCCTGCGGGCGGTGAAGACCGGCGCGGAGGTGCAGGCCATCCGTGACGCCCAGGCGCTGGCCGATCAGGTGTTCGCGGAGGTGCGGCCCCTGATCGTGGCGGGCGCGCGCGAGCTGGACATCGCCAGCGAGATCGAGCTGCGGCTGCGCCGCGCGGGCGCGCAGAGTGCCTTCGACCTGATCGTCGCCAGCGGCCCGCGCGGGGCGATGCCGCACGGCACGGCCAGTGACCGCGTCATTCAGGACGGCGACCTCGTGACGGTGGACATGGGCGCGCAGCTGCGCGGGTACAACAGCGACATGACCCGCACGGTCGCGGTGGGCACGCCCGGCGCCGAGATGGCCCGCGTGTACCGCGCCGTGCTGGAAGCCGAGGAGGCCGCCGTGCGCGCCGTGAAGCCCGGCGTGCGCACCGCCGATCTGGACCGGCTGGCGCGCGACATCCTGACCGGGCACGGCCTGGGCGAGGCGTTCGCGCACTCGCTGGGGCACGGCGTGGGCCTGGAGGTGCACGAGGCGCCCAGCCTGCGCGGCACGAGTGACGACGTGCTGCAGCCCGGCATGGTCATCACCATCGAGCCCGGCGCGTACCTGCCCGGCGTGGGCGGCGTGCGCATCGAGGATCTGGTGCTCGTGACGGACAGCGGCTACGAGGTGCTCAGCCAGTCGCCGAAGGAGCGGCTGTGA
- a CDS encoding dipeptide epimerase → MTALSPTVTWETLDLHTAQPFGIARWTHSVYPRTIVTLTHEGHTGRGEAAPNAFYGETRGTVEAVLPLLAEAVEDPWDWDGLHARLSARMPYDHPSVKCALEMAAVEWCAARAGVPVWQLLGLSPAPLPESSYTVSIADLDDMRRQARDAAARGHGVLKVKLGTDRDEAIIAALREEAPHVRLRVDANAAWTRTQARRMLGVLEAAGVEFVEQPLAAGDLEGHGALRAVAGVPIVADESLHHVSDVLALARAFDGVNLKLAKLGGPLQALRALRLARAHGMSVMMGCMIESSLGIAAAAHLAGACDWADLDGALLLADDPFSGLDWTAGHLARPTGTGWGVERRAP, encoded by the coding sequence GTGACCGCCCTCTCCCCCACGGTCACCTGGGAGACGCTGGACCTGCACACCGCGCAACCCTTCGGCATTGCCCGCTGGACGCACAGCGTCTACCCCCGCACCATCGTCACCCTGACCCATGAGGGCCACACTGGGCGGGGTGAGGCCGCCCCGAACGCCTTCTACGGCGAGACGCGCGGCACCGTCGAGGCCGTCCTGCCCCTCCTGGCCGAGGCGGTGGAGGACCCCTGGGACTGGGATGGGCTGCACGCCCGCCTCTCGGCCCGCATGCCGTACGACCATCCCAGCGTGAAGTGCGCCCTGGAGATGGCGGCCGTCGAGTGGTGCGCCGCGCGCGCCGGGGTGCCCGTGTGGCAGCTGCTCGGCCTGAGCCCCGCGCCGCTCCCCGAGAGCAGCTACACCGTCAGCATCGCCGACCTGGACGATATGCGCCGGCAGGCCCGCGACGCCGCCGCCCGCGGGCACGGCGTCCTGAAGGTCAAGCTGGGCACCGACCGCGACGAGGCGATCATCGCCGCGCTGCGCGAGGAAGCCCCGCACGTCCGGCTGCGCGTGGACGCCAACGCCGCCTGGACCCGCACCCAGGCCCGCCGGATGCTCGGCGTGCTGGAGGCCGCCGGGGTGGAGTTCGTCGAGCAGCCCCTCGCCGCCGGGGACCTGGAAGGGCACGGCGCGCTGCGCGCCGTGGCCGGGGTGCCCATCGTCGCGGACGAGAGCCTGCACCACGTCTCGGACGTGCTGGCGCTGGCACGCGCGTTCGATGGCGTCAACCTCAAGCTCGCCAAGCTGGGCGGGCCCCTCCAGGCGCTGCGGGCCCTGCGCCTGGCGCGCGCGCACGGGATGTCCGTCATGATGGGCTGCATGATCGAGAGCAGCCTCGGTATCGCCGCCGCCGCGCACCTCGCGGGTGCGTGCGACTGGGCCGATCTGGACGGCGCCCTGCTCCTCGCGGACGACCCGTTCAGCGGTCTGGACTGGACGGCCGGGCACCTCGCGCGCCCCACGGGCACCGGCTGGGGCGTGGAGCGGCGCGCGCCATGA
- a CDS encoding Gfo/Idh/MocA family protein codes for MTIRVAIVGAGNRGGDVYARLLARHGAAVTHVVDARPARLSEVATRHAIPPERQFSDPDAFFGLGRVADAVVIATPDDQHVRPCLQALALDYDVLLEKPICLTEAELDLLQEAEAASTGRVTVCHVLRAAPFFREVRRVLDSGALGTLIGIQHAENVAHWHYAHSYVRGNWRAAPPAAPFLLAKSCHDLDLLRAFAGSSPERVSSEGGLHHFRPEHAPPGASTRCVTCPVRDCPSDARRIYLTRDPQVWPVTVLTAGGISLSDALEHGPYGECVYLGQNNVVDHQAVTVRFRSGLTAQLTVSAFTHNNTRTLKLLGTHGELRGHMDRHELELHDFRTGDSHRWTVDATGTHGGGDDGLVQAWLASLRGETPPPTSLSESLDSHRMAFAAERARLRGTVEFL; via the coding sequence ATGACCATCCGCGTGGCGATCGTCGGCGCCGGCAACCGCGGCGGGGACGTCTACGCGCGCCTGCTCGCCCGGCACGGCGCCGCAGTCACGCACGTCGTGGACGCCCGCCCCGCCCGGCTGAGCGAGGTCGCCACGCGGCACGCCATTCCCCCAGAACGGCAGTTCAGCGACCCGGACGCCTTCTTCGGGCTGGGCCGCGTCGCCGACGCGGTCGTGATCGCCACCCCGGACGATCAGCACGTCCGGCCCTGCCTCCAGGCCCTCGCCCTGGACTACGACGTGCTGCTGGAAAAACCCATCTGCCTCACCGAGGCCGAACTCGATCTCCTTCAGGAAGCCGAGGCGGCCAGCACCGGGCGGGTCACGGTCTGCCACGTCCTGCGCGCCGCGCCCTTCTTCCGCGAGGTGCGGCGCGTGCTGGACAGCGGCGCGCTAGGTACCCTAATCGGCATCCAGCACGCCGAGAACGTCGCCCACTGGCACTACGCGCACTCCTACGTGCGCGGCAACTGGCGCGCGGCCCCACCCGCCGCGCCGTTCCTGCTCGCCAAGAGCTGCCACGACCTCGACCTGCTGCGCGCGTTCGCCGGCAGCTCCCCAGAACGGGTCAGCAGCGAGGGCGGCCTGCACCACTTCCGCCCCGAGCACGCCCCGCCCGGCGCGAGCACCCGCTGCGTCACCTGCCCCGTCCGGGACTGCCCGTCCGACGCGCGGCGCATCTACCTCACCCGCGACCCGCAGGTGTGGCCGGTCACGGTACTCACCGCCGGGGGCATCAGCCTGAGCGACGCGCTGGAACACGGCCCGTACGGCGAGTGCGTGTACCTCGGACAAAACAATGTCGTGGACCATCAGGCCGTCACCGTCCGGTTCCGCAGCGGCCTCACCGCGCAGCTCACCGTCAGCGCGTTCACGCACAACAACACCCGCACCCTGAAACTCCTCGGCACGCACGGCGAACTGCGCGGCCACATGGACCGCCACGAACTCGAACTCCACGACTTCCGCACGGGCGACAGCCACCGCTGGACGGTGGATGCGACAGGTACCCACGGCGGCGGGGACGACGGCCTCGTCCAGGCCTGGCTCGCCAGTCTGCGCGGCGAGACGCCCCCGCCCACTTCCCTCTCCGAGTCCCTGGACTCACACCGGATGGCCTTCGCGGCGGAACGGGCACGTTTGCGCGGCACGGTGGAGTTCCTGTGA
- a CDS encoding histidine phosphatase family protein has protein sequence MRLWIIRHGETKGNQAGILRGASSANDEITDTGHAQARAMADQVGGGEPRPRAVYASRYRRAQQTARPLAERLGVPVTVLPGIHEVDCGEWAGEPYSALRQHPDRLELGGGELGFRGGETFREIAARFAADVNGLPDEDAALVSHGGIIRIALAELLSLDAREVWQGGDFMLKNTEWVVLERNEQSWHLL, from the coding sequence ATGCGACTCTGGATCATCCGGCACGGCGAGACGAAGGGCAATCAGGCAGGCATCCTGCGCGGCGCGAGCAGCGCGAACGACGAGATCACCGATACCGGTCACGCACAGGCGCGGGCCATGGCTGACCAGGTGGGCGGGGGAGAGCCGCGCCCGCGGGCGGTGTACGCCAGCCGGTACCGCCGCGCGCAGCAGACGGCGCGGCCCCTGGCGGAGCGGCTGGGTGTGCCGGTCACGGTCCTTCCGGGTATTCATGAGGTGGACTGTGGTGAGTGGGCCGGTGAACCGTATTCAGCGCTGCGGCAACACCCGGACCGTCTGGAACTGGGTGGCGGCGAGCTGGGGTTCCGGGGCGGTGAGACCTTCCGGGAGATCGCCGCGCGTTTTGCGGCGGACGTGAACGGCCTGCCCGATGAGGACGCGGCGCTGGTCTCACACGGTGGGATCATCCGCATCGCCCTGGCAGAGCTGCTGAGCCTGGATGCCCGCGAGGTGTGGCAGGGTGGGGACTTCATGCTGAAGAACACGGAATGGGTCGTGCTGGAGAGGAACGAGCAGTCATGGCATCTGCTGTGA
- a CDS encoding septal ring lytic transglycosylase RlpA family protein, whose protein sequence is MRLRAALLAALLLGAAQAGTYRVRAGDTLWEIARTHGVSVGALLQLNGRRDQTIRVGEVLQVPTPGGATIRAASLAPAAAPQVFQQGQAVYYGGRNHPQTSMTAAHLSLPFGTWVRVTHVRTGRSVDVVINDRGPFGAQARVIDLSTEAARALGIISEGIAPVTLSVLSRP, encoded by the coding sequence GTGAGGCTGCGCGCCGCGCTGCTGGCGGCGCTGCTGCTGGGCGCGGCGCAGGCCGGCACGTACCGCGTCAGGGCCGGGGATACCCTCTGGGAGATCGCGCGGACCCACGGCGTCAGCGTGGGCGCCCTGCTGCAACTGAACGGGCGCCGCGACCAGACGATCCGCGTGGGCGAGGTCCTTCAGGTGCCGACCCCGGGCGGCGCGACCATCCGCGCGGCGTCCCTGGCGCCGGCCGCCGCCCCGCAGGTCTTCCAGCAGGGGCAGGCGGTGTACTACGGCGGGCGGAACCATCCGCAGACGAGCATGACGGCCGCGCACCTGAGCCTGCCGTTCGGGACGTGGGTGCGGGTCACGCATGTCCGCACGGGCCGCAGCGTGGACGTGGTGATCAACGACCGCGGGCCGTTCGGCGCGCAGGCCCGCGTCATCGACCTGTCCACCGAGGCGGCGCGGGCCCTGGGGATCATCTCCGAGGGGATCGCGCCGGTCACGCTGAGTGTCCTGAGCCGCCCCTGA
- a CDS encoding C40 family peptidase has product MTLPDPRTHARDPQMKIAEDALRDHLSVPGWRFVAPTPAHAGPARLSLRARPEPDAPQVTEALPGEPLELLWENADGWAHVRTAGDRYLGWARADGVQARPWQPDLTVTARRAHAYAGPKISQPIRAELAHGARLARGAGEVVTEHHRRWVPVMLPGGQDAWVQEVTLAPLDTDLLTFALGFLDTPYVWGGRSAWGLDCSGLTQLVYGAFGRDLPRDADQQQAFLTPVNEAQPGDLAFFPGHVGLMLGGRRLLHANATHMRVTVETLGEGEYGARLQAELSGFGRWTQ; this is encoded by the coding sequence GTGACCCTACCTGATCCCCGCACCCACGCGCGCGACCCACAGATGAAGATCGCCGAGGACGCCCTGCGTGACCACCTCTCGGTCCCCGGCTGGCGCTTCGTGGCCCCCACCCCCGCCCACGCCGGCCCCGCCCGCCTGAGCCTGCGCGCCCGCCCCGAGCCGGACGCCCCCCAGGTGACCGAGGCCCTGCCCGGCGAGCCCCTGGAGCTGCTGTGGGAGAACGCCGACGGCTGGGCCCACGTCCGCACAGCCGGGGACCGCTACCTCGGCTGGGCCCGCGCGGACGGGGTGCAGGCGCGCCCCTGGCAGCCGGACCTGACCGTCACCGCCCGCCGCGCCCACGCGTACGCCGGGCCGAAGATCAGCCAGCCCATCCGCGCCGAACTCGCCCACGGCGCGCGGCTGGCCCGGGGAGCGGGCGAGGTCGTCACCGAGCATCACCGCCGCTGGGTCCCCGTCATGCTGCCCGGCGGGCAGGACGCCTGGGTGCAGGAGGTGACCCTCGCGCCGCTGGACACCGACCTCCTGACGTTCGCCCTGGGGTTCCTCGACACCCCCTACGTCTGGGGTGGGCGCAGCGCCTGGGGGCTGGACTGCTCCGGATTGACCCAGCTCGTGTACGGCGCGTTCGGGCGTGACCTCCCGCGCGACGCCGATCAGCAGCAGGCGTTCCTGACACCGGTGAACGAGGCGCAGCCCGGCGACCTCGCCTTCTTCCCCGGTCACGTGGGCCTGATGCTTGGCGGGCGGCGCCTGCTGCACGCGAACGCCACGCACATGCGCGTCACGGTCGAGACACTCGGCGAGGGCGAGTACGGCGCGCGCCTCCAGGCAGAACTGAGCGGCTTCGGGCGGTGGACGCAGTGA
- a CDS encoding SDR family oxidoreductase, translating to MTPTPIIAVTGATGHLGHLTLQALLKRGVPAGNLIALVRDPAKAADLAAQGIQVRRADYRQPDTLSAALNGVNRLLLVSSNDFDDRVGQHRNVIEAARDAGVDLIAYTSLLNADRSAMILAGDHQATEAILRESGVPFTLLRNGWYTENYDLKGAVGSGAILGAAGSHALNPAPRQDYAEAAAAVLSSDGHAGQTYELAGDEAVTLADLAAEVARQSGQPVAYHDLSAEEYARTLAGFGVPEGFAHVLADSDTGITRAELASESRDLSRLIGRPTTPVAQAVRDALTA from the coding sequence ATGACCCCCACACCCATCATCGCCGTCACCGGAGCCACCGGCCACCTCGGCCACCTCACCCTCCAGGCCCTCCTCAAGCGGGGTGTGCCCGCCGGGAACCTCATCGCCCTCGTCCGCGACCCCGCCAAGGCCGCCGACCTCGCCGCGCAGGGCATCCAGGTGCGCCGGGCCGACTACAGGCAGCCCGACACCCTCAGCGCCGCCCTGAACGGTGTGAACCGCCTGCTGCTCGTCTCCAGCAACGACTTCGACGACCGCGTGGGCCAGCACCGCAACGTCATCGAGGCCGCCCGCGACGCCGGGGTGGACCTGATCGCGTACACCAGCCTCCTGAACGCCGACCGCAGCGCCATGATCCTCGCGGGCGACCATCAGGCCACCGAGGCCATCCTGCGCGAGTCCGGGGTGCCCTTCACGCTGCTGCGCAACGGCTGGTACACCGAGAACTACGACCTCAAGGGCGCCGTGGGCAGTGGCGCGATCCTGGGGGCCGCCGGGAGCCACGCGCTGAACCCCGCACCCCGCCAGGACTACGCGGAAGCCGCCGCCGCCGTCCTGAGCAGCGACGGGCACGCGGGCCAGACCTACGAACTCGCCGGGGACGAGGCCGTCACCCTGGCCGACCTCGCCGCCGAGGTGGCCCGCCAGAGCGGCCAGCCCGTCGCGTACCACGACCTGAGTGCCGAGGAATACGCCCGGACCCTCGCCGGATTCGGCGTGCCCGAGGGCTTCGCGCACGTCCTGGCTGACAGCGACACCGGCATCACGCGCGCCGAACTTGCCAGCGAGAGCCGCGACCTGAGTCGCCTGATCGGCCGCCCCACCACGCCGGTCGCGCAGGCCGTGCGGGACGCCCTGACCGCCTGA
- a CDS encoding YbjN domain-containing protein codes for MTMETALLTLDTLAKYLKEKEVQLDMEENNGQRFIRMGWRFEMGDAAVLVSVNDGPNNTSRLEITCVTQKQYGDRRDEVVNMLNDRNRERAFARSIDADGNVWLEYVGFYPTLAEMPQETFDTLFGGVLMHFQDDYASLEGFVPQMQVQQPQA; via the coding sequence ATGACGATGGAAACGGCACTGCTGACCCTGGACACCCTGGCCAAGTACCTGAAGGAAAAGGAAGTCCAGCTGGATATGGAAGAGAACAACGGCCAGCGCTTCATCCGCATGGGCTGGCGTTTCGAGATGGGCGACGCGGCCGTGCTGGTCAGCGTGAACGACGGCCCGAACAACACCAGCCGCCTGGAGATCACCTGCGTGACCCAGAAGCAGTACGGTGACCGCCGCGACGAGGTCGTGAACATGCTCAACGACCGCAACCGCGAGCGTGCCTTCGCCCGCAGCATCGACGCCGACGGCAACGTGTGGCTGGAGTACGTGGGCTTCTACCCCACCCTGGCCGAGATGCCCCAGGAGACCTTCGACACGCTGTTCGGCGGCGTGCTGATGCACTTCCAGGACGACTACGCCTCGCTCGAGGGCTTCGTGCCCCAGATGCAGGTCCAGCAGCCCCAGGCGTAA
- the sucD gene encoding succinate--CoA ligase subunit alpha — translation MGILVNKDSKVIVQGMTGREGASHSRAMKDFGTQVVAGVTPGKGGTDFEGWPVFNSVAEAKAATGANVSIIFVPPAGAADAVLEAAHAGMPLIVLITEGVPTVDMMRAVQEVKTLDAQSRAQGGEGIRLIGGNCPGLVTNGEAKVGIMPNKIYANPGRIGLISRSGTLTYEAAKLLNDAGMGTSTTVGIGGDPVIGTTFADVLPLFEADPDTDAVVVIGEIGGADEEAAAEYIAQNMKKPVVAFISGRSAPKGKRMGHAGAIIMGDVGTPESKLAAFKAANVPVADTMPEIIDLVKQALNK, via the coding sequence ATGGGTATCCTCGTCAACAAGGACAGCAAGGTCATCGTGCAGGGCATGACCGGCCGTGAAGGCGCGAGCCACAGCCGCGCCATGAAGGACTTCGGTACGCAGGTCGTCGCGGGCGTCACCCCCGGCAAGGGCGGTACCGACTTCGAAGGCTGGCCCGTGTTCAACAGTGTCGCGGAAGCCAAGGCCGCGACCGGTGCGAACGTCAGCATCATCTTCGTGCCCCCCGCGGGCGCCGCGGACGCCGTGCTGGAAGCCGCGCACGCCGGCATGCCCCTGATCGTCCTGATCACCGAGGGTGTGCCCACCGTGGACATGATGCGTGCCGTGCAGGAAGTCAAGACCCTGGACGCGCAGAGCCGCGCCCAGGGTGGCGAGGGCATCCGCCTGATCGGCGGCAACTGCCCCGGTCTGGTCACGAACGGGGAAGCCAAGGTCGGCATCATGCCGAACAAGATCTACGCCAACCCCGGCCGCATCGGCCTGATCAGCCGCTCCGGCACCCTCACCTACGAGGCCGCCAAGCTGCTGAACGACGCGGGCATGGGCACGAGCACCACCGTCGGCATCGGCGGTGACCCCGTGATCGGCACGACCTTCGCGGACGTGCTGCCCCTGTTCGAGGCCGACCCCGACACCGACGCGGTCGTCGTGATCGGCGAGATCGGTGGCGCCGACGAGGAAGCCGCCGCCGAGTACATCGCGCAGAACATGAAGAAGCCCGTCGTGGCCTTTATCAGCGGCCGCTCGGCGCCCAAGGGCAAGCGCATGGGTCACGCCGGCGCGATCATCATGGGGGACGTCGGTACCCCCGAGAGCAAGCTCGCGGCCTTCAAGGCGGCGAACGTGCCCGTGGCCGATACCATGCCCGAGATCATCGACCTCGTGAAGCAGGCGCTGAACAAGTAA
- the sucC gene encoding ADP-forming succinate--CoA ligase subunit beta: MKLHEYQGKEILRQFGVNVQDGKVARTPDEVRQIAREYGQPVVVKAQVHVGGRGKAGGVKFSPTEDKAFENGEKILGMDIKGLTVNKVLVTKAVDIDAGTEYYVGMIVDRNVQSYTLMASAEGGMEIEEVAAATPEKIIKHRVDPVTGLRPYEAREVAIKAGFKGNLNKIADMMVKMSEAALKRDAVLVEINPLFVDESGTPLALDTKFEIDDNAMYRHKDLADWRELEAEHPLEIEASKYGFAYVKLDGNVGVLGNGAGIVMTSLDVVNRAGAKPANFLDIGGGAKAEVVYNAVKLVSKDSDVKAIFINIFGGITRADEVAKGVIQALNEGILTKPVRMRIAGTAEDEAKALLADVNSPLIQMYPTMFEAADEAAKEANK, from the coding sequence GTGAAACTTCACGAATACCAGGGTAAGGAAATTCTGCGCCAGTTCGGCGTGAACGTTCAGGACGGCAAAGTTGCCCGCACCCCCGACGAGGTGCGTCAGATCGCCCGCGAGTACGGCCAGCCGGTCGTCGTGAAGGCGCAGGTGCACGTCGGCGGGCGCGGCAAGGCAGGCGGCGTGAAGTTCAGCCCCACCGAGGACAAGGCCTTCGAGAACGGCGAGAAGATCCTGGGCATGGACATCAAGGGCCTCACCGTGAACAAGGTCCTGGTCACCAAGGCCGTGGACATCGACGCCGGGACCGAGTACTACGTCGGCATGATCGTCGACCGCAACGTGCAGAGCTACACCCTGATGGCCAGCGCCGAGGGCGGCATGGAGATCGAGGAAGTGGCCGCCGCCACCCCCGAGAAGATCATCAAGCACCGCGTGGACCCCGTCACGGGCCTGCGCCCCTACGAGGCGCGCGAAGTGGCCATCAAGGCCGGCTTCAAGGGCAACCTGAACAAGATCGCGGACATGATGGTCAAGATGAGCGAGGCCGCGCTGAAGCGTGACGCCGTGCTCGTCGAGATCAACCCCCTGTTCGTGGATGAGAGCGGCACCCCGCTGGCGCTGGATACCAAGTTCGAGATCGACGACAACGCCATGTACCGCCACAAGGACCTGGCCGACTGGCGCGAACTGGAAGCCGAGCACCCCCTCGAGATCGAGGCCAGCAAGTACGGCTTCGCGTACGTGAAGCTCGACGGCAACGTGGGCGTGCTGGGCAACGGCGCGGGCATCGTGATGACCAGCCTCGACGTCGTGAACCGCGCCGGCGCCAAGCCCGCGAACTTCCTCGACATCGGCGGCGGCGCCAAGGCCGAGGTCGTGTACAACGCCGTGAAGCTCGTCAGCAAGGACAGTGACGTCAAGGCGATCTTCATCAACATCTTCGGTGGCATCACCCGCGCCGACGAGGTCGCCAAGGGCGTCATCCAGGCGCTGAACGAGGGCATCCTCACCAAGCCCGTGCGCATGCGCATCGCCGGCACCGCCGAGGACGAGGCCAAGGCCCTCCTGGCGGACGTGAACAGCCCACTGATCCAGATGTACCCCACCATGTTTGAGGCTGCCGACGAGGCCGCCAAGGAGGCGAACAAGTAA
- a CDS encoding Rrf2 family transcriptional regulator, which produces MNSQYAVAVHVLSIISQFPEHASSADIAASVGTNPVVIRTVTGLLRRADLLTTQQGVSGARLTRDPRDITLLDVYRAVNGEASVFRLHEHPHPACPVGANIQATLEARFGCAQAAMEAELARTTLADVLGDLAARAG; this is translated from the coding sequence GTGAACAGTCAGTATGCCGTGGCGGTGCATGTGCTCAGCATCATCAGCCAGTTCCCCGAGCACGCCAGTTCGGCCGATATCGCCGCCAGCGTCGGGACCAATCCGGTCGTGATCCGGACCGTGACGGGCCTGCTGCGCCGCGCGGACCTGCTGACCACCCAGCAGGGTGTCAGCGGCGCGCGCCTGACCCGCGACCCGCGCGACATCACCCTGCTGGACGTGTACCGCGCCGTGAACGGCGAGGCCAGCGTGTTTCGCCTGCACGAGCATCCGCACCCGGCCTGCCCGGTCGGCGCGAACATCCAGGCCACCCTGGAGGCCCGCTTCGGGTGCGCGCAGGCCGCGATGGAAGCCGAACTGGCCCGCACAACCCTCGCGGACGTGCTGGGGGACCTGGCCGCCCGCGCGGGCTGA